One Candidatus Cardinium hertigii DNA window includes the following coding sequences:
- a CDS encoding phytanoyl-CoA dioxygenase family protein — protein sequence MQDRIPLEEKGFMVVRQLIPLALAEAALADIKHTLTKLAQRLSVPIADYMYCTGRWATDSPVTKCISTLDVFIKHYLEALWQCPVVAKKANVICKTADLIESIPFHQDIAYSFNAPYHFSVWVALNDVRATSGALQVIKGSHQWPVAPLVDFWQPHFVDRKADIYKDQIETLPIATGDAIIFDAKLWHGSAENLEAKDRFSYVTRWVIPAKEFPEIPKPKVSDFGLLNCGFLTEHILRKALPLFVHLTIPQNKTELIYSWLNLLTQPLPISGIDPIQAQQDLYKLLILEQASTLHDAGDSLGKVYKNVWFSLLRFLNQSITVVGN from the coding sequence ATGCAAGATAGAATCCCATTAGAAGAAAAAGGGTTTATGGTTGTCCGACAGCTTATCCCTCTAGCATTGGCTGAGGCAGCATTGGCTGATATTAAGCATACCCTAACGAAACTAGCCCAAAGATTGTCTGTTCCAATAGCTGATTATATGTATTGTACAGGTAGATGGGCAACAGATTCTCCCGTTACAAAGTGTATATCTACATTAGATGTGTTTATTAAGCATTACCTTGAAGCATTGTGGCAATGTCCAGTAGTGGCTAAAAAAGCAAATGTTATTTGTAAAACGGCTGATTTGATTGAGTCTATTCCTTTTCATCAGGATATTGCGTATAGTTTTAATGCCCCCTATCATTTTTCTGTTTGGGTTGCATTAAACGATGTACGAGCAACCTCAGGAGCCCTTCAAGTCATCAAGGGAAGCCATCAATGGCCAGTAGCTCCATTGGTGGATTTTTGGCAACCTCATTTTGTGGATAGGAAGGCAGATATCTATAAAGACCAAATCGAAACATTACCTATTGCAACAGGAGATGCAATTATTTTTGACGCGAAATTATGGCATGGAAGTGCAGAGAACCTAGAAGCTAAGGATAGGTTTAGTTATGTTACAAGGTGGGTTATCCCAGCCAAGGAATTTCCAGAAATTCCTAAGCCGAAAGTTTCAGATTTTGGGCTGTTAAACTGCGGGTTTTTAACAGAACACATACTCAGAAAAGCGTTACCTTTATTTGTTCATCTTACAATTCCACAAAATAAAACAGAACTGATATATAGCTGGCTAAACTTGCTTACGCAACCGCTTCCTATCTCTGGCATAGATCCTATCCAAGCGCAACAAGATTTGTACAAGCTACTGATCTTAGAACAGGCTTCAACCTTACATGATGCAGGAGACAGCTTAGGGAAAGTATATAAAAATGTATGGTTTTCTTTGTTGCGCTTCCTAAATCAAAGTATAACGGTTGTAGGTAATTAA
- a CDS encoding WG repeat-containing protein, translated as MPTVSLPAIVLSSCGRFHQLLGKPLYGARFIRVEKFHAPGLAPAYDASGAYHIDTTGKAAYHKRFLQIHGFYNHRAAVQDETGFYHIDSEGSSIYAARYQWVGNFQEEKCVVNNADGFFHIDLKGARIYPEIYDYVGDFKEGAAVVYKNGQATHINQEGKWLHAKWYKRLHVFHKGYAIAEDAKGWFHIDRRGKALYPQRFKRVEPFYNGRAKVETWEGALGQLDSSGSMQVFIAGPNQFDQVHAISAELAAFWKTYLMHTAVTLGLCHSLPCTTTDLAQQLNIAEENIERLLRAMWEIGWVTYEPSKTIWQLATKGSCFKNIPFLAKAATLWAQVAAAANWLKLPDLLRQPCIASFPSFKEKERSSKKRRQYYEALLGYAAWDFQALHQKIEIQTTKRVLLFGVRALAFIAVLGNQNKDLLFHYYHDPVLPKALIQTFNVKPKSLKSLMAHYDLAIFCQFLQHYDDVTVITYLQLAKKRVTRLFIIETMLTHDKPTGGMVDINTMVETGGKLRTLAAWEQLLGQVGAYKLANVLPITDYLTLVDVMLCKIESH; from the coding sequence ATGCCTACTGTTTCTTTACCTGCCATTGTCCTCTCCTCCTGCGGAAGATTTCATCAACTATTGGGGAAGCCGCTCTATGGAGCACGGTTTATACGGGTTGAAAAATTCCATGCGCCAGGATTAGCACCTGCTTATGATGCATCCGGTGCCTACCATATTGATACGACAGGTAAAGCAGCTTATCATAAAAGGTTTCTACAGATACATGGGTTTTATAACCATAGGGCAGCTGTGCAAGATGAGACGGGTTTCTATCATATTGACTCTGAAGGGAGTAGTATATATGCAGCGCGTTATCAATGGGTAGGGAATTTTCAAGAGGAAAAATGTGTAGTCAACAATGCAGATGGGTTTTTTCATATCGATTTAAAGGGCGCAAGAATTTATCCTGAAATATATGATTATGTTGGAGATTTTAAAGAAGGCGCTGCAGTAGTGTATAAAAATGGCCAAGCTACGCATATAAATCAAGAGGGGAAATGGTTGCATGCTAAATGGTATAAGCGGCTTCATGTTTTTCACAAAGGTTATGCTATAGCGGAAGATGCCAAGGGATGGTTTCATATAGATAGGCGAGGGAAAGCACTTTATCCACAACGGTTTAAAAGGGTAGAACCTTTTTACAACGGTAGAGCCAAAGTAGAAACATGGGAAGGGGCATTGGGACAACTGGATAGCAGTGGTAGCATGCAGGTTTTTATTGCAGGGCCTAATCAATTTGATCAGGTACATGCTATCTCTGCGGAACTTGCTGCTTTTTGGAAAACCTATTTGATGCATACGGCTGTAACACTTGGCTTATGCCATAGCTTGCCTTGTACAACTACTGATTTGGCACAACAGTTAAATATAGCAGAGGAAAATATAGAAAGATTATTAAGGGCAATGTGGGAGATAGGGTGGGTAACCTATGAGCCAAGTAAAACCATATGGCAGCTGGCTACTAAAGGCAGTTGCTTTAAAAACATACCTTTCTTAGCCAAGGCGGCTACCCTGTGGGCGCAAGTTGCTGCAGCAGCCAATTGGTTAAAACTCCCTGATTTACTACGACAACCTTGTATAGCTTCTTTTCCTTCTTTTAAAGAAAAAGAGCGCTCTTCTAAAAAAAGAAGACAGTATTATGAAGCATTATTGGGTTATGCGGCCTGGGACTTTCAAGCGTTGCATCAAAAAATAGAAATACAAACTACAAAGCGTGTGCTATTATTTGGTGTGCGTGCCTTAGCTTTTATAGCTGTTCTAGGCAATCAAAATAAAGATCTATTGTTCCATTATTACCATGATCCTGTACTACCTAAGGCACTCATTCAAACTTTCAATGTTAAGCCAAAAAGTTTAAAGTCGTTAATGGCGCATTATGATTTAGCTATTTTTTGTCAATTTTTACAGCATTATGATGATGTTACGGTCATAACGTATCTTCAATTAGCTAAAAAACGGGTAACGCGTTTATTTATCATAGAAACCATGCTAACCCATGACAAGCCTACAGGGGGCATGGTCGATATAAATACCATGGTAGAAACAGGAGGCAAACTAAGAACATTAGCAGCATGGGAGCAATTACTAGGTCAAGTAGGCGCCTATAAGCTAGCCAATGTGCTTCCTATAACAGATTATTTAACCCTGGTTGATGTTATGCTATGCAAGATAGAATCCCATTAG